From Sphingomonas bisphenolicum, one genomic window encodes:
- a CDS encoding TetR/AcrR family transcriptional regulator has product MPKKSTAKAFVPKRGRPTADQLAAIEQTILTTARDMFLGGSYDAVAMENIAAVAGVSKGTLYARYPSKEALFTAIVENRVNQWSAEAAQQDHLLSKDIGERLRHHGHTIAHSVTQPEVLAFQRLLFATRERFPQLSKAMYEAGYLYIVRLIARDIAEAAERDGIPARQPETIARMFVSAITGWHLQESGEHPITLEEIIGAADGTTDLFMAARALW; this is encoded by the coding sequence ATGCCAAAGAAAAGCACCGCCAAAGCCTTCGTGCCCAAAAGGGGCCGTCCTACCGCCGATCAGTTGGCTGCGATTGAGCAGACAATCCTGACGACCGCCCGCGATATGTTTCTTGGAGGCAGCTACGATGCTGTCGCAATGGAGAATATCGCTGCTGTCGCAGGAGTCTCCAAAGGGACGCTGTACGCCCGTTATCCCTCCAAGGAAGCACTGTTCACAGCGATCGTCGAGAACAGGGTGAACCAGTGGTCCGCCGAAGCAGCGCAACAGGATCACCTGCTCAGCAAAGATATCGGGGAGCGTTTACGACATCACGGCCATACCATCGCGCATTCTGTAACCCAGCCCGAAGTCCTCGCATTTCAGCGCCTGCTCTTCGCCACGCGCGAGCGCTTCCCGCAATTGTCGAAGGCGATGTACGAGGCGGGCTATCTCTACATCGTGCGCCTGATCGCCCGGGATATCGCAGAAGCCGCCGAAAGGGACGGCATTCCTGCCCGCCAGCCCGAAACCATCGCACGCATGTTCGTGTCCGCCATTACCGGATGGCATCTACAGGAAAGCGGCGAACACCCCATCACGCTGGAAGAAATCATCGGAGCAGCAGACGGAACCACCGATCTATTCATGGCGGCCAGAGCCCTTTGGTAG
- a CDS encoding beta-glucosidase family protein, with translation MTKLPAALCLALIGSISAQAREETVPADRRAENALAEMTFAEKLRLLHGPIAAMVAPAKRPQGMTVGAGYVEGVERLGVPMLVETDASLGVSNLMDMRKGDVATALPSGMSLAASWDPQLARAGGAMIGAEARAKGFNVMLVGGVNLVRDPRAGRNFEYLGEDPLLAGILVGGQIAGVQSNNIIATIKHYALNNQETGRNVASVEMDEASMRESDLLAFQIGIERGDPGSVMCSYNRVGGIYTCEHPFLLTDVLRRDWGYKGFVMSDWGAVHSTEAILAGLDQQSGEQLDGKRYFSDLLVKAVEEGSVPRTAIDTAARRVLRAMYAHGVADHPLQPGQSIDYDAHAAIAQRAAEQGIVLLRNEQNMLPLAASVRRIVVIGGNADIGVPGGGGSSQVAPVGGLKRVTKGASSGPAAGFAKRGYGGTAPLDALRAELPDADIRYLDGKDVAAAAGAAGAADMAIIFAEKYAAEAIDQPDLSLGEGQDELIDAVASANGKTVVVLETGNPVIMPWQTKVSAILSAWYGGQRGGAAIARVLTGKVNPSGHLPVTFPASVEQLPNPVLPGSNAPAADKETRAVYGLQAGTKPFDIHYPEASDVGYRWFDRKGTKPLYPFGYGLSYTSFRYEGLKVTGGKTLTVRFTVTNSGSREGADVPQIYVTRPGKAKRLIGWAKPDLKPGESREVTVIADPRVLADFNARTQRWEMSAGKLRVEVSTSASDPVLTGVVRLDRIDRKP, from the coding sequence ATGACCAAGCTACCTGCCGCGCTTTGCCTGGCTCTTATTGGCAGTATTTCGGCGCAAGCCAGGGAAGAAACTGTTCCCGCAGACCGGCGCGCAGAAAATGCGCTGGCGGAAATGACCTTTGCGGAGAAGCTGCGTCTTCTCCATGGCCCTATCGCCGCCATGGTCGCTCCGGCGAAGCGTCCCCAGGGGATGACGGTCGGCGCGGGCTATGTCGAGGGGGTGGAACGGTTAGGTGTTCCGATGCTGGTTGAAACGGATGCCAGCCTGGGCGTTTCGAACCTGATGGATATGCGCAAAGGCGACGTGGCGACGGCGCTTCCATCCGGCATGTCGCTGGCTGCCAGTTGGGACCCGCAGTTGGCGCGCGCGGGCGGGGCGATGATCGGGGCGGAAGCGCGTGCCAAGGGGTTCAACGTCATGCTGGTTGGCGGCGTCAATCTGGTGCGAGATCCGCGAGCGGGACGGAATTTCGAATATCTGGGCGAAGATCCGCTCTTGGCGGGTATTCTGGTTGGCGGGCAAATTGCCGGGGTCCAATCCAACAATATTATCGCCACTATCAAGCATTATGCCCTCAATAATCAGGAGACTGGCCGCAATGTCGCTTCGGTCGAAATGGACGAGGCGTCGATGCGGGAAAGCGATCTGCTGGCCTTTCAAATCGGCATCGAAAGGGGCGATCCGGGTTCCGTGATGTGCAGCTATAATCGGGTGGGTGGCATCTATACCTGCGAACATCCATTTTTGCTGACGGACGTGCTGCGCCGGGATTGGGGTTATAAGGGCTTCGTCATGTCGGACTGGGGCGCCGTTCATTCGACCGAGGCGATCCTTGCGGGTCTCGACCAGCAGTCGGGCGAGCAACTGGATGGAAAGCGCTATTTCTCCGACCTGCTCGTCAAGGCGGTTGAGGAGGGCAGCGTTCCTAGAACTGCCATCGATACCGCTGCACGGCGTGTCCTGCGCGCCATGTACGCGCATGGCGTCGCGGACCATCCGCTGCAACCTGGACAATCGATCGACTATGACGCGCATGCCGCCATCGCGCAGCGCGCCGCCGAACAGGGCATCGTGCTGTTGCGCAACGAGCAGAACATGCTTCCGCTTGCGGCGTCGGTCAGGCGGATCGTCGTCATCGGGGGCAATGCCGATATCGGCGTGCCGGGCGGTGGCGGGTCGAGCCAGGTTGCGCCGGTCGGGGGCTTGAAGCGTGTGACCAAGGGCGCGTCGAGCGGTCCCGCCGCCGGCTTCGCCAAGCGCGGCTATGGCGGTACGGCGCCACTCGACGCGCTGCGCGCCGAATTGCCGGATGCGGACATCCGCTATCTGGATGGCAAGGATGTCGCGGCAGCGGCCGGGGCGGCCGGGGCGGCGGATATGGCGATCATCTTCGCCGAAAAATATGCAGCGGAGGCCATCGATCAGCCCGACCTGTCGTTGGGGGAAGGGCAGGACGAATTGATCGATGCGGTCGCGAGCGCCAACGGCAAAACCGTGGTGGTGCTTGAGACCGGCAATCCGGTTATCATGCCATGGCAAACGAAGGTGTCTGCGATCCTGTCCGCCTGGTATGGCGGGCAGCGTGGGGGGGCGGCGATCGCCCGCGTGCTGACAGGTAAGGTCAATCCTTCGGGGCATTTGCCGGTGACGTTCCCTGCGTCGGTGGAGCAACTGCCCAATCCGGTACTTCCCGGCTCCAACGCGCCAGCGGCGGACAAGGAAACCCGCGCTGTATATGGGCTCCAGGCCGGGACCAAGCCGTTCGACATTCATTATCCCGAAGCGTCAGACGTCGGTTATCGGTGGTTCGACCGGAAGGGCACGAAGCCGCTTTACCCCTTCGGCTATGGCCTCAGCTATACCAGCTTTCGCTATGAGGGACTGAAGGTCACGGGCGGCAAGACCCTGACGGTCCGTTTCACAGTGACCAACAGCGGCAGCCGCGAGGGTGCCGATGTGCCGCAAATCTATGTCACCCGGCCCGGCAAGGCGAAACGGCTGATCGGCTGGGCGAAGCCGGACCTGAAGCCCGGCGAAAGCCGAGAAGTAACGGTTATAGCCGATCCCCGCGTGCTGGCCGATTTCAATGCCCGGACGCAACGCTGGGAAATGTCGGCAGGGAAACTTAGGGTTGAGGTTTCGACGTCCGCCTCCGATCCGGTGTTGACCGGCGTGGTCCGGCTCGACCGTATCGATCGGAAGCCCTGA
- a CDS encoding glycosyl hydrolase codes for MSEEELRREVKLMADNGFAGGEIQAMSPNFVTLTPEEKAVVNDYAEPSFFVHVRAAGEAAKALGLSLDYTLGSSWPSGGGVAIPPEKAFTELAMARTEVQGGTAGPIPVEIPKRTRRLGALNFLDARVKAPEFADWGKRLDARARIVAVVAMKGAAPTLNGAAAGPMGFTISPWKDVETPGALDASSRIVLTDRLREDGTLDWTPPPGVWQVFLFKQYASDVGVLGAAGRGPQLILDHMDPTAFAAHAARVGDPLGENPVGIRSTFVDSLELMQDIQWGPQFLGEFRKRRGYDLTPYLPFVVQPGWMQAWDEHWSPPYFNSAGDELAERVRSDYRLTVSDMMIAGFIEPFVAWNHAHGIKAKFQAHGGAFDIIKGYGLADIPETEDLVHDGDPLFMRFARSAAHLYGRPLVSAESLVWKDRAYEVTPDEMRRRVDLLIAGGVNSMILHGMNYRFHASDWPGWHAFQPSPFAGGFSTMFDETNPIWPAVKPLATYIARLQSVMQAGEAMVPVAYFYGRTGYYVGIEDEGAGAQAAEKTFLAGGYDYDRINPDSIAHARIEDRQLVSKGGQRYPVLVLPPLEAIRADTAEKIAAFTKAGLPVLFTDRTPGRDEGLADMKRRDARVKRAVAVALKAGAKIVPADAIAFALRTAAIPANLTFTGDATDLVYVQRRVEGRIVTFLHNRGDAARSVTLALPQAGEVSRWNAMDGSVDPLSSTRGDGTTSMDLIVAPGESALLILDPNGPPLDLGVRQQVGRIVVPAEGWSLKVEGHVARKSYAHDFGQVTLKDWREVPDLAGFAGSATYRRTVSVDAGWLAAGTRVTLDLGQLHDMATVTVNGQILPPAISAPYRVDLSGVLKGGTNDLVVTIANVPQNAMINPKDPTYKKLKPVAAGWTGPVVMEAQR; via the coding sequence GTGAGCGAAGAAGAATTGCGCCGCGAAGTGAAGCTGATGGCGGACAATGGCTTTGCGGGCGGTGAAATTCAGGCGATGTCGCCCAATTTCGTGACGCTGACGCCGGAGGAGAAGGCGGTCGTCAACGATTATGCCGAGCCGTCCTTCTTCGTGCATGTCCGCGCGGCTGGGGAAGCGGCCAAGGCATTGGGCCTCAGCCTCGATTACACGCTTGGTTCGTCCTGGCCGTCGGGCGGTGGCGTCGCGATTCCGCCGGAAAAGGCCTTTACTGAACTCGCCATGGCGCGGACCGAGGTACAGGGCGGCACGGCAGGCCCAATCCCGGTCGAGATACCCAAGCGCACCCGCCGGCTGGGCGCGCTCAACTTTCTGGATGCCCGTGTGAAGGCGCCGGAATTTGCCGATTGGGGCAAGCGGCTGGACGCCCGCGCCCGCATCGTTGCGGTCGTTGCCATGAAGGGCGCCGCACCCACGCTCAATGGCGCCGCGGCAGGGCCGATGGGCTTCACCATTTCGCCATGGAAAGATGTTGAGACGCCGGGTGCGCTCGATGCGTCAAGCCGCATCGTATTGACCGACAGGCTGCGCGAAGACGGGACGCTGGACTGGACCCCGCCACCGGGCGTGTGGCAGGTCTTCCTGTTCAAACAATATGCGTCCGATGTCGGCGTTCTGGGAGCGGCTGGTCGTGGGCCGCAGCTTATCCTCGATCATATGGACCCCACCGCCTTTGCCGCCCATGCCGCGCGCGTCGGCGATCCATTGGGCGAGAATCCAGTCGGCATCCGCTCGACCTTCGTCGACAGCCTCGAATTGATGCAGGACATCCAATGGGGCCCGCAATTTCTGGGCGAGTTCCGCAAGCGGCGAGGCTATGATCTGACGCCCTATCTGCCCTTCGTCGTGCAGCCCGGCTGGATGCAGGCGTGGGACGAACATTGGTCTCCGCCCTATTTCAACAGTGCCGGCGATGAACTGGCCGAGCGGGTGCGCTCCGATTATCGGCTGACCGTGTCCGATATGATGATCGCCGGGTTCATCGAGCCATTCGTCGCATGGAATCATGCACATGGGATCAAGGCCAAGTTTCAGGCGCATGGCGGGGCATTCGACATCATCAAAGGCTATGGCCTAGCGGACATTCCCGAAACCGAGGATCTGGTGCATGACGGCGATCCGTTGTTCATGCGCTTCGCGCGGTCGGCCGCGCATCTCTACGGCCGGCCGCTGGTGTCGGCGGAAAGCCTGGTCTGGAAGGACCGCGCCTATGAGGTGACGCCGGACGAAATGCGTCGCCGCGTGGACCTGCTGATTGCGGGCGGAGTGAATTCCATGATCCTGCACGGCATGAACTATCGCTTCCATGCCAGCGATTGGCCCGGCTGGCATGCGTTCCAGCCGAGTCCCTTTGCAGGCGGTTTTTCCACCATGTTCGACGAAACCAATCCCATTTGGCCGGCCGTCAAGCCGCTCGCTACCTATATTGCGCGCCTGCAATCGGTGATGCAGGCCGGAGAGGCGATGGTCCCCGTCGCCTATTTCTATGGGCGCACCGGCTATTATGTCGGCATCGAGGATGAGGGCGCGGGCGCGCAAGCAGCCGAAAAGACGTTCCTGGCTGGCGGCTATGATTATGACCGGATCAATCCGGATTCCATCGCCCACGCCCGAATCGAGGACCGCCAGCTGGTATCCAAGGGTGGGCAACGGTATCCCGTTCTGGTCCTTCCGCCACTGGAGGCCATTCGCGCGGATACCGCCGAAAAAATCGCCGCCTTCACCAAAGCGGGCCTGCCCGTCCTGTTCACCGACCGCACGCCGGGTCGGGATGAGGGGCTGGCCGACATGAAGCGCCGCGATGCACGGGTGAAGAGAGCGGTTGCCGTTGCGCTCAAGGCCGGGGCGAAGATCGTGCCAGCCGACGCGATCGCGTTCGCGCTGCGGACGGCAGCCATTCCCGCCAATCTGACCTTTACGGGCGATGCGACCGACCTGGTCTATGTCCAGCGCAGGGTCGAGGGACGGATCGTCACCTTCCTGCATAATCGCGGCGACGCGGCACGCAGTGTCACGCTGGCCTTGCCACAGGCGGGTGAGGTCAGCCGCTGGAACGCGATGGATGGCAGCGTCGATCCGCTCTCCTCGACGCGAGGCGACGGCACGACATCTATGGACCTGATTGTAGCGCCTGGCGAAAGCGCGCTGCTCATACTCGACCCCAACGGACCGCCGCTGGACCTTGGCGTGCGGCAACAGGTGGGGCGGATCGTCGTTCCTGCCGAAGGCTGGTCGCTCAAGGTCGAGGGCCATGTCGCGCGCAAATCCTATGCGCATGATTTCGGACAGGTGACGCTGAAGGATTGGCGTGAGGTGCCCGATCTTGCGGGTTTCGCCGGAAGCGCTACCTATCGTCGCACGGTCAGCGTCGATGCAGGCTGGCTTGCCGCCGGCACCAGGGTCACGCTCGATCTGGGGCAATTGCATGATATGGCGACCGTGACCGTCAACGGCCAGATCCTACCGCCGGCGATCAGCGCGCCCTATCGGGTCGACCTGTCCGGCGTGTTAAAGGGCGGCACGAATGACCTGGTCGTCACCATCGCCAATGTGCCACAGAATGCGATGATCAATCCCAAAGACCCGACCTATAAGAAGCTGAAACCCGTCGCGGCGGGATGGACCGGACCTGTCGTAATGGAGGCGCAAAGATGA
- a CDS encoding alpha/beta hydrolase yields MMRIAVLAGALLLTAATAPVPDPRLAPVNPELRPMASIILQAQQNGAQFTPPKPGALPDGIVERRLPARNGQPPVTAYVINAGADAAKSPRGAILFIHGGGFISGDARDNLTALRSLAARLDCVIVSAQYRLATAAPFPAPMEDNYTALKWLYDEAALLGVDRRRIALLGGSAGGGIAAMVSLAARDRKQVPIAFQALLYPMLDDRTGTSRPVPPTIGQIIWTARQNREGWKAMLGRAPGGAAFPAGAVPARVADLKGLPPTFIGVGSIDLFADEDIDFARRLVNAAVPTELLVVPGAYHGFELIAPRSQVSQQFTTALEAALARALAPETRK; encoded by the coding sequence ATGATGCGAATCGCCGTCCTGGCGGGCGCCTTGCTATTGACGGCTGCGACAGCGCCGGTCCCAGACCCGCGCCTCGCGCCGGTCAACCCCGAGTTGCGTCCAATGGCGAGCATCATCCTGCAAGCGCAGCAAAATGGCGCCCAATTCACGCCACCCAAGCCCGGCGCTCTGCCGGACGGCATAGTAGAGCGACGCCTTCCAGCCCGTAACGGCCAGCCCCCCGTCACTGCCTATGTCATCAATGCCGGCGCCGACGCGGCCAAGTCTCCGCGCGGGGCGATCCTCTTCATCCATGGCGGCGGTTTTATCTCGGGCGATGCGCGGGACAATCTGACGGCGCTGAGGTCACTTGCCGCCCGGCTCGATTGCGTGATCGTCAGTGCGCAATATCGGCTCGCTACCGCAGCGCCCTTTCCCGCGCCGATGGAGGATAATTATACGGCCCTCAAATGGTTGTATGACGAGGCTGCCCTGTTGGGCGTCGATCGCCGCCGCATCGCCTTGTTGGGCGGAAGCGCGGGCGGCGGGATCGCGGCGATGGTCAGTCTCGCCGCGCGGGACCGGAAGCAAGTGCCGATCGCTTTTCAGGCGCTGCTCTATCCCATGCTGGACGATCGCACCGGCACCAGCCGCCCGGTCCCGCCGACCATCGGCCAGATCATCTGGACTGCCCGTCAGAATCGTGAGGGCTGGAAAGCTATGCTGGGACGTGCGCCCGGTGGAGCGGCTTTCCCGGCGGGCGCCGTCCCCGCTCGCGTCGCGGATTTGAAGGGCCTGCCGCCCACCTTTATCGGCGTCGGTTCCATCGACCTGTTCGCAGACGAGGATATCGACTTCGCGCGTCGTCTCGTGAATGCCGCGGTCCCGACCGAATTGCTGGTGGTGCCGGGCGCGTACCACGGGTTTGAACTGATTGCCCCTAGGAGCCAGGTTTCACAGCAGTTCACGACCGCGCTGGAAGCGGCTTTGGCCCGCGCCCTTGCCCCGGAGACCAGGAAGTGA
- a CDS encoding alpha-L-rhamnosidase-related protein, which produces MRNYSWLAAALLAGSAPAAVAQTGAQGWISHAEAGLQARPIVLHFRRTVDLKAKPKSYTVRVTADNRFILYVNGQRVASGPSTGDIAHWREEGIDLAPWLKRGANVVAATVWNGVQPLKLPPNPTAEQMSAAQGAALFTSTAPLLQQSVATGFRLMGDGDAAAIATDKRGWRVKRDTGHGFANGWKQVKFWYYVAGNPETIDAAKADFDAVGPKETGHGWQDAVPAPDAAARTLVADRLPQQRYMPIAAGQVVRTDLPGGMAFPSRAVTIPANSKVKLLLQRDAMVSAYPELSVSGGQGATIKLTWAEALYDAKNRKGDRNLIADRKPIGIWDTFVADGQPRRLAPLWWRTWRYAEIAVETKDQPLRLEGLRAFETGYPFQQVGRFASDDPSLQRIFDVGWRTARIDAHETYMDTAFWEQLQYAGDTRLQMLISYAVSGDPRLAEQAIDAYAASNVEGGLIESAWPTRGHNVIAPFALLWVGMLDDWRMRQPDPAPIIRNIARMRDILDWFEAYRGKSGLLTKNPQWNFVDWVGQSAVDRTEFPSYGQEAQESCLTSAHWLGALQQGAAIEAAFGDAATGRRYAARAETVKAAIRSRCWVPARGLFADNPDGNRFSQHMNALAILYDVGSKDEARAVVDHIIVPGKGIAAPEGVTPVSYYFAWYLAQALVHVGQGARYIGLLDTWRDLLKLNYTTWPEERDGAGQAGTNASTRSDSHAWSAHPTADLLGIVAGIGPDAPGYARLKVEPALGTLRNVSATAATPYGRVRVRYRVHGNRLSAEISRPKDLPGDFFWNGQRHPLTHVTTRLTLPLR; this is translated from the coding sequence GTGAGGAATTATTCCTGGCTTGCCGCTGCGCTCCTCGCGGGTAGCGCTCCTGCGGCTGTGGCGCAGACGGGCGCGCAAGGGTGGATCAGTCACGCGGAGGCCGGGCTACAGGCACGGCCGATCGTCCTGCATTTTCGCAGAACCGTCGATCTCAAGGCGAAACCCAAAAGCTATACTGTCCGCGTCACTGCCGATAATCGTTTCATCCTCTATGTGAACGGCCAGCGCGTCGCCTCCGGTCCCTCGACCGGCGACATCGCCCACTGGCGGGAAGAGGGCATCGACCTTGCGCCATGGTTGAAACGCGGTGCGAACGTCGTCGCAGCGACGGTCTGGAACGGCGTTCAGCCATTGAAGCTGCCGCCCAACCCCACGGCGGAACAGATGTCGGCCGCGCAAGGCGCAGCATTGTTCACCAGTACGGCGCCGCTTTTGCAGCAGAGCGTCGCGACCGGTTTTCGCCTGATGGGCGATGGCGATGCCGCCGCAATCGCCACGGACAAGCGGGGCTGGCGCGTCAAGCGCGACACGGGCCACGGCTTTGCCAACGGGTGGAAGCAGGTGAAATTCTGGTACTATGTCGCCGGCAATCCTGAAACGATCGACGCCGCCAAGGCCGATTTCGACGCGGTAGGGCCGAAGGAAACCGGCCATGGGTGGCAGGACGCAGTCCCCGCGCCCGATGCCGCTGCCCGCACGCTGGTAGCCGACCGTTTGCCGCAGCAACGCTATATGCCCATAGCTGCCGGGCAGGTGGTGCGCACCGATCTGCCGGGCGGAATGGCCTTCCCGTCCCGGGCCGTCACCATTCCCGCCAACAGCAAAGTGAAACTGCTGCTCCAGCGCGACGCAATGGTGTCGGCCTATCCGGAACTCAGCGTCTCGGGCGGGCAGGGGGCGACGATCAAGCTGACATGGGCCGAAGCGCTCTACGACGCGAAGAATCGCAAGGGCGATCGGAACCTGATCGCGGATCGCAAGCCGATCGGCATCTGGGACACATTTGTCGCCGATGGGCAGCCCCGCCGCTTGGCACCGCTCTGGTGGCGAACCTGGCGCTATGCCGAGATCGCGGTCGAGACGAAAGACCAGCCCTTGCGGCTGGAGGGTTTGCGCGCCTTCGAAACGGGCTATCCCTTCCAGCAGGTCGGACGCTTTGCGAGTGACGATCCGTCGCTGCAGCGGATTTTCGATGTCGGCTGGCGTACGGCCCGGATCGACGCGCATGAAACCTACATGGACACGGCCTTTTGGGAGCAGTTGCAATATGCGGGCGACACCCGGTTGCAGATGCTGATTTCCTATGCGGTGTCGGGCGATCCTCGTCTCGCGGAGCAGGCGATCGATGCCTATGCGGCGTCCAATGTCGAAGGCGGTCTCATCGAAAGCGCCTGGCCGACGCGTGGCCATAATGTCATTGCGCCCTTTGCATTGCTCTGGGTCGGGATGCTGGACGATTGGCGGATGCGTCAGCCCGATCCGGCGCCCATCATCCGCAACATCGCCCGGATGCGCGATATTCTCGACTGGTTCGAGGCATATAGGGGTAAGAGCGGACTCCTGACCAAGAATCCGCAATGGAATTTCGTCGACTGGGTCGGTCAGTCCGCGGTCGATCGAACGGAATTTCCGTCCTACGGACAGGAAGCGCAGGAAAGCTGCCTGACGAGCGCCCACTGGCTGGGCGCGTTGCAACAGGGCGCAGCGATCGAAGCGGCGTTCGGCGACGCGGCGACGGGGCGGCGCTATGCAGCCCGGGCCGAAACGGTAAAGGCGGCGATCCGTTCCCGCTGCTGGGTGCCGGCGCGCGGGCTGTTCGCCGACAATCCCGACGGGAACCGCTTCAGCCAGCATATGAATGCTCTCGCCATTCTCTACGACGTCGGATCGAAGGATGAAGCCCGCGCTGTCGTCGATCACATCATAGTGCCGGGCAAGGGTATCGCTGCGCCCGAGGGCGTAACTCCCGTCAGCTATTATTTCGCCTGGTATCTGGCGCAGGCGCTGGTGCATGTCGGACAGGGAGCGCGCTATATTGGCTTACTGGATACCTGGCGCGATCTGCTGAAGCTCAACTATACGACCTGGCCGGAAGAACGGGACGGTGCAGGGCAAGCGGGAACAAACGCTTCCACCCGATCCGACAGTCACGCCTGGAGTGCCCATCCTACCGCCGATTTGTTAGGCATCGTCGCGGGGATCGGTCCGGATGCGCCGGGCTATGCGCGGCTCAAGGTCGAACCTGCGCTGGGGACGTTGCGCAATGTGAGCGCGACGGCGGCGACGCCTTATGGTCGGGTGCGTGTACGCTATCGCGTGCATGGCAACAGGCTGAGCGCCGAGATTAGCCGGCCCAAGGATCTGCCGGGCGATTTCTTCTGGAACGGCCAGCGCCACCCGCTGACCCATGTCACCACCCGGCTGACATTGCCTTTGCGGTAA
- a CDS encoding NAD-dependent epimerase/dehydratase family protein: MINSRKTIFLTGATGNMGREAVRQIAAKCDTHRLRVLIRPEEKDHPVVGDIRRRGLAEIVWGDLTDPMSIREGVTDANAVLHVGALVSPLADRLPPAVVTKVNVDGTRNIVDAIHAVADPKTTKLVYIGTVAETGSRNAPVHWGRCGDPVKISIYDHYAATKTQAEAIVAQSGIAHWVSLRQSGMAHYDMWKIFDPIMFHNPVNGVFEWSSAHDSGRLMAALCEDDLPEELWRGFYNIGGGATSRVVNHEFMEKTMPTYRKILKPHWFATRNFHGQWYADSDRLETLVPFREQSLADYFEQAPKHMPWIARLIPRLMPGAVGKRVEKLAMAPEGPLHWFAHNDVDKINAYFGSRAAWEAIPRDWDAFVLAQPSREPTFLDHGYDESRSPENWRIDDLRQGAEYRGGRCLAQSCDGPDTPVEWQSSAGWRFMMTPRLYLRGGHWCPSTMVDPTRYDAEAARNPFFAQVWSDAAG; the protein is encoded by the coding sequence ATGATCAATAGCCGAAAGACAATTTTCCTTACAGGTGCGACCGGCAATATGGGGCGCGAGGCAGTCAGGCAGATCGCGGCGAAGTGTGACACGCACCGCCTGCGCGTTCTGATCCGCCCAGAGGAAAAGGATCATCCCGTGGTCGGCGATATCCGCCGCAGGGGTCTTGCGGAAATCGTCTGGGGCGACCTCACCGATCCCATGTCGATCCGTGAAGGGGTAACAGACGCGAATGCAGTGCTGCACGTCGGAGCCCTTGTCTCTCCATTGGCGGATCGGTTGCCACCCGCCGTGGTCACCAAGGTCAATGTCGATGGCACCCGCAACATCGTCGACGCCATCCATGCCGTCGCCGATCCCAAGACGACCAAACTGGTTTACATCGGCACCGTGGCGGAGACCGGCAGCCGCAACGCGCCCGTTCATTGGGGCCGCTGCGGCGACCCGGTCAAGATCAGCATCTATGATCATTATGCCGCCACCAAGACCCAAGCCGAAGCGATCGTGGCGCAAAGCGGAATCGCCCATTGGGTCTCGCTGCGTCAAAGCGGCATGGCGCATTATGACATGTGGAAAATCTTCGACCCCATCATGTTTCACAACCCGGTCAATGGCGTGTTCGAATGGTCGTCCGCCCATGACAGCGGGCGACTGATGGCAGCCTTGTGCGAGGACGATCTGCCGGAAGAGTTGTGGCGCGGCTTCTACAATATCGGTGGCGGCGCGACATCCCGGGTGGTGAACCATGAGTTCATGGAAAAAACCATGCCGACCTACCGGAAGATCCTGAAACCGCACTGGTTCGCAACGCGTAACTTCCACGGCCAATGGTATGCCGATTCCGATCGGCTCGAAACATTGGTGCCATTCCGGGAACAGTCGCTGGCCGACTATTTCGAACAGGCGCCGAAACACATGCCATGGATTGCACGCCTCATCCCCCGACTGATGCCCGGCGCGGTCGGCAAACGGGTCGAAAAGCTGGCAATGGCGCCCGAAGGGCCGCTCCACTGGTTCGCCCATAATGACGTGGACAAGATCAACGCCTATTTCGGCTCTCGCGCTGCGTGGGAAGCCATCCCGCGCGACTGGGATGCGTTCGTCCTGGCCCAGCCTTCGCGCGAACCGACTTTCCTCGACCATGGATATGACGAAAGCCGTTCGCCGGAGAATTGGCGCATCGACGATCTGCGGCAAGGCGCCGAGTATCGCGGTGGGCGATGCCTGGCGCAGAGCTGCGATGGTCCCGACACGCCCGTCGAATGGCAGTCGTCGGCAGGCTGGCGCTTTATGATGACCCCGCGCCTCTATCTGAGAGGCGGCCATTGGTGTCCGAGCACGATGGTCGATCCGACGCGCTATGATGCAGAAGCGGCTCGCAATCCCTTCTTCGCACAAGTCTGGAGCGACGCAGCCGGCTGA